TGCACTTATTACTAAATGCTATTTCCTAAAATAAATATATGACCTTGGGTGTCATAATATCGTCGCCTTTAACAggaattaaatttatatttacataaattaagCGATGCCACTTAGATTTTAAATATTCATAGAATTCGTTCGTCAAATTGCGAATACGTCATTTATATATGCACTTATTACTAAATGCTATTTCCTAAAATAAATATATGACCTTGGGTGTCATAGACGATTTTACGCAAAACAATATgtaattacatacatatctacGGGCTAGTCGTTTATCgcaaaacggccaaaatcgctaagCCGatcaagcgccaattaatgataatAATGATGAAGGGCTACTCTGCGTCCATTTGTATGAAACGACATTTTCCAATCCACATTCCAGGTGATGCGGGTAAAACAATTATAAGAGGAAAAAAATCCCATGCTCCTATTGCTGTACTTGAAGAAGAGGTTACTGTTGTGCAGGATGCTGCATAGTCTTGTTGAATGTCCTCGAGTCATCGATTCAGCACTCACCGATTCCACTGGTAATTCTAGAACATGCTTCAACCGATTCGCCTTTCACTCTTTTTACTGGGTGTTTGCCTACGTCCTTTAGTTATCTACATCTTATCTCTCTGTTATTCCTGTTGCCTAATTACAACTCTCACTTCACAAATGGCGCCCGCGCAGGACCGGGGTCGTCATCGTGACAGGTAAGCGTTTTAACATTAACGAGCGATAATAAAAAACTAGTGTAACGATGAATGGCGagacaattttaaaataatcGGTGGATATGTGAAAACAGGTAGCGCCCGAGCAGGCACTCAGGCCGCCCGCGTGTTATTTAAGCATTATGTAACTGACCAACGATGATAAAATAACCGATGGATGTACGAATGGCGAGACGATGTCAAAATAACAGATGAATAAGGGAATTTCTTGATGCTCCAAAACAGTTGCTTACCGAAGTCAACGACAAAAATAAATATCGAGAGAAAGTTTATGTGGGTTAAGCACCCTGGATTCTTTGTCAATCACACAAcagtatacatatgtaaatataagtCATGACAAAACGTTTGAGAAATATACGTACTCAAGCTAGGTCATTGCATTCCGAAAGAGAAGCATGCAAGTACTACATCACAAACTGTTTATTGGTTTAGTCGCTAAGCTCTTTAGACAATGTTTGCAggtttatttagcttgagaaGGGAGCTAGCTCCGTTCCGATGCAAACATTGCTATTAAGACCTTGAAACATCGCAATCAATCCGCTTGGTCCGCAGCAAGTCCGATATTCCTCGATTTTCCTCAGAAGATAAACCATTAGTGGTCGTACGTAGCTTGTAGCTTCGCTTGTGACCATTTCGGAACATTTCCTGATAATCCAGTCTGCAAATCTTTATGTGGAATTTAAATAAAAGTAGTTCCGTTCTCGGATTTATTTTTTCTGCCTCAGATGAATGAGCCCAAATCGGTATCAAACACATTTTTATGTTTGATGATTAGGATATGATTGATCTCAATGAATCTTGGCATACACTCAGATAGTCAATCAATAACAGCAAGTTTTCTTATCTTAGACCAGAATCTACTAGTTTTTTTATGATAGAATAACAAATATTATGGAATGTACGTTAGAATATGAAGTGATAGTAGGATAAGAAAAGAGGTATGGGTAGAACATTGCCCATCGACTAAATTCACAAAGATCTTAAAAATTATCAATCGTCTGTCAAAGCAAATGAAGTCCGCCCAGAAAGACGCAACTCATTAAAGCTCAAATACAGACTGCATATTGTGTCGGGTTGATCGCTTACCTCTTCAGATTTAGCCCAGATATCCCCAAAGCATATTTCACAATTGAGTGTCCTCGCACGAAATGAACCATCATTTCACGTAATCAATGATACCGGCTCTGCTAACACTAACTTCACTATGGTTCAATCAGGTTAAAGCAACAAATTTCCAATTATCGCAAGGCAGCCATTGAGTGGACGTACTCAACACGAAGGACGGACTCTGCCTTATACGATTTGAAATATGTCAGACGTGAGTAAACAATCAGACTCAGGAACATGTGGAGACGAATCAGAGGTTTTAACATTCCTCATCCTCTATTCGTCTATGGCCTGCTGTATTTCAACTTCGAAAGAAAAGATCGTGCTGTTACTCCAACTGCCAGTAGACGAACTCTCCCTTGATGGCTCATACGAATTAGGGAATGTCAGACGTGGGAAAACACTGAGAATTATGAACTAGTTGAGAAGAATCAGAAATTTTAGCAATCCTCATTCTCTCTTCATAACAACCCTGCTGTGGACAGCTTTGAATGAAGGGACCGGTGTACATATTAACGTAATATTCAATACTACTCAAGTGGTACGAAGTTCAATTCGTTCCTTATTTTCACATTAAGAATACAGTAGTATATTATCTGGTCAGCCCAGCTTACGACAGTTCCTTTTTGCCGGTTATTTTCGTAGCAAAAAAGGAAACAAATTAAGTAGTCCTtacacaaaaatattttatttataatcacGATAAATTTAATGAATTCAGTTAACTTATACATTAAAATAACCCAtagctttaatttcattaaccatCGCAATAATCGCATCCACAGTTTCCTCAGATGTAGGAATAATTTTATCGGCTGGCAATCTAAAGCCTGTAAGAAAAGCATTTGGACCTGGACGTAATTCGACGCAGTAAGACATAGGAATGTCCAAGTGGCCATACGCCCAGTCGGTACTGGAGCCCGATGCGGGATAAATTGCATCGTAAATGTTACCACCCGTATATTTAGTACCGTAACGTTGACCAAAACCATCTACGGCAGCATCAAAAACGCGTTTGTAATCAGCCACATTCTTCGGCAATTCGTTGGTATGACCAAATGGATAGAGCACATATTGTGAATAGGAATGGAACGAGAGATAAAACTGGATTTTGCCCTGCAACGATGTAATATAATTAGACAGTGACTTTGTTTCAATTTCAGACCATGGTTTAGGGCCAGCATAAGTATCACTGCATGGATCGTTGCTGGCCCCAACCGTATTCCATTGGAAGCCCCAATTACGATTCGGATCCGCACCATAACAAACACCATGTGGCTGACGTGTCTTACGCCATAAACGATTTGTTGTATGAGTGTGTACATAACCATCGGGATTCGTATGTGGAAAGATATACCAATCGTAGTTTTGTTGCAAATCCTTTATAGCGGGATCTCCTGAGGTCATTAATTCATTTATCAAATATGTAACAACTGCTGGTGAAATCCATTCACGTGCGTGTATGCCACCTTCGACAAAGATACCGGGTTTTTTGGCCTGACCATTattgtatgaaattttcaaacCCAATATTGAACGTTTCTCATATGTTTTGCCACCCTCAATAAGTGTAACATTATTTGGATATGAATTTGCCCATCTTATCAGCCAAGTATAAGTATCATCTAATGTTTGATAAGCTTCCCAGTTATAGCCAGTTGCACGTCCTTGCATTCGCTTATTACTCTTCTCGTCCTGATCTAAATGCGCTTGCAAATTATCAGTCAACAGTTCGAAATCGATGTCTTGGCTTTTCAAAGCTTTCAGGAAATCGGGTAGCTTATGTGGTGCTACAACAACTTCCATTGATTTCTTCACTATTTGTACGCCATCTAAGAAAATCAATGAATCACTCGATGATTCCATTTTTTTGACAAATTCCAATTCCTTCTCATCGGATGCAGTCACTTTATAAACACGATAATTGTCATAACGCGCCCGTTCAGCGATACTCACGGCTACTGCCATTAGGCAGAGTGCCAAAATCAAATTGTATTTTAACGACATTTGTATAAATCCCGTTAGCAAATAACTTTATGCAATCTTAAGTGGTCATATTTATAGGCCTTGTTCGATAGAACACATTGTGCGCTTTCAGCGAATTCCACTGAATATGTGACTCGACTTGTTTCGAAGTTTGATAGCAGAACTATCAGCTATAAAATGCAActctaataaaaaatatatatagggtGTCTTGCATTACCTGGAATAACCACCTCTGCCGGATTTTGCTCAAAGAAAAAATGTTGCTAGATGAGTTTACATCGCCGTAAAGGGAAACGTTTATTTTATTATGTAAGGAGATCTCCTTTCATGCTACACTTAAGTCTATAATAGTAATCAGAACAAATCTGTGACAGATTTTGTTTTCTTTCGTTACGATGTATGGCTACAGGGAAGCTGTAACAAGACACAATGCCTCAAGCCAGCTTAAGTGCAGACCTTAAGACTACCGTAGTATAGAGACAACGGAGACATGTTGATCCTGTGGCTGCGATTCGAAAGCTATCTTAAACCCACCCaaaaggagcgttgtcgccggtttttttaaattatagatGTTAGACACATTTGTATACCTACATACGGTACGGCAGAGATGAGA
The DNA window shown above is from Eurosta solidaginis isolate ZX-2024a chromosome 2, ASM4086904v1, whole genome shotgun sequence and carries:
- the LOC137241984 gene encoding zinc carboxypeptidase A 1-like; the protein is MSLKYNLILALCLMAVAVSIAERARYDNYRVYKVTASDEKELEFVKKMESSSDSLIFLDGVQIVKKSMEVVVAPHKLPDFLKALKSQDIDFELLTDNLQAHLDQDEKSNKRMQGRATGYNWEAYQTLDDTYTWLIRWANSYPNNVTLIEGGKTYEKRSILGLKISYNNGQAKKPGIFVEGGIHAREWISPAVVTYLINELMTSGDPAIKDLQQNYDWYIFPHTNPDGYVHTHTTNRLWRKTRQPHGVCYGADPNRNWGFQWNTVGASNDPCSDTYAGPKPWSEIETKSLSNYITSLQGKIQFYLSFHSYSQYVLYPFGHTNELPKNVADYKRVFDAAVDGFGQRYGTKYTGGNIYDAIYPASGSSTDWAYGHLDIPMSYCVELRPGPNAFLTGFRLPADKIIPTSEETVDAIIAMVNEIKAMGYFNV